From a single Okeanomitos corallinicola TIOX110 genomic region:
- a CDS encoding glycosyltransferase — protein MKHPLISIITPAYKAENTIIRAVKSVIKQDFPDWEMIIISDDLQNYEQILKENNIIDARLQFTSTNKLGSGASNARNKGLETAKGQYIASLDADDEFKSQKLSKMIPLVEKYGAAVSDIEFRDSDSYLALEKLNQLPENDFLSAKDIIPVCLHTYSIYLYDRAKIPNLYYENDLARAQDLVFLMSFFNHIEFIGFESDRLHTYYRREGSVCNSADTHATSHQNKQRLLAKINNDQISIQNELAKEETRKYMNFSLEIDDIYDQEILKNPQAEWLQIFKTQIQERYFLS, from the coding sequence ATGAAACATCCTTTAATTTCTATTATTACTCCAGCTTATAAAGCTGAAAATACCATCATTAGAGCCGTTAAAAGTGTAATAAAACAAGATTTTCCTGATTGGGAAATGATTATTATTAGTGATGATTTACAAAATTATGAGCAGATTCTCAAAGAAAATAATATTATAGATGCACGATTGCAATTTACTTCAACTAATAAGTTAGGATCAGGTGCAAGTAATGCTAGGAATAAAGGTTTAGAGACTGCTAAAGGACAGTATATAGCTTCCCTTGATGCAGATGATGAGTTTAAATCTCAAAAGTTATCGAAGATGATACCTTTGGTAGAAAAGTATGGTGCGGCTGTTTCTGATATTGAGTTTCGAGATAGCGATTCTTACCTTGCCTTGGAAAAATTAAATCAGTTACCTGAAAATGATTTTCTTTCTGCAAAAGATATCATTCCCGTTTGTCTGCATACCTATAGTATTTATTTATATGATCGAGCAAAAATTCCTAATTTATACTATGAAAATGATTTGGCTAGAGCGCAAGATTTGGTTTTTTTGATGTCATTTTTTAATCACATTGAATTTATTGGTTTTGAGTCTGATAGATTGCATACTTATTACAGGCGTGAAGGTTCTGTTTGTAATTCTGCCGATACCCATGCAACTTCTCATCAAAATAAACAAAGGTTACTGGCAAAAATAAATAATGATCAGATATCTATTCAAAACGAATTAGCCAAGGAAGAGACTAGAAAATATATGAATTTCAGTTTAGAAATAGATGATATTTATGATCAAGAAATTCTGAAAAATCCCCAAGCTGAATGGTTACAAATTTTTAAAACACAAATTCAAGAACGCTATTTTCTCAGCTAA
- the hemE gene encoding uroporphyrinogen decarboxylase — protein sequence MGVSSTAPLLLRAARGEQVDRPPVWMMRQAGRYMKAYRDLREKYPSFRERSEIPEVAIEVSLQPWRAFQPDGVILFSDIVTPLPGMGIDMDIAEGKGPIINAPIRTQEQVDQLRPLDPETSLPFIKTILQALRQEVDNQSTVLGFVGAPWTLAAYAVEGKGSKTYSIIKNMAFSEPAILHQLLTKFAESIADYVRYQIDCGAQVVQMFDSWAGQLSPQDYEVFAAPYQKMVFEKVKETHPDTPLILLVTGSAGLLERMATSGADILTIDWTVDMADARKRLGKEVKVQGNLDPGVLFGSKEFIRDRILDTVRKAGNWGHILNLGHGVLPTTPEENVAHFFETAKNLNALV from the coding sequence ATGGGTGTTTCCTCAACGGCTCCTCTCCTCCTTCGGGCTGCACGTGGTGAACAAGTAGATCGTCCCCCTGTATGGATGATGCGACAAGCGGGACGCTATATGAAAGCGTATCGGGATTTACGGGAAAAATATCCTTCTTTTCGGGAACGCTCAGAAATTCCTGAAGTAGCGATTGAAGTTTCCCTCCAACCGTGGAGAGCTTTCCAACCCGACGGAGTTATTTTATTTTCCGATATTGTCACCCCCCTACCTGGTATGGGAATTGACATGGATATTGCGGAAGGTAAAGGCCCAATTATTAACGCGCCCATTCGCACTCAAGAACAAGTTGATCAACTACGTCCACTAGATCCAGAAACATCCCTGCCATTCATTAAAACGATTTTGCAGGCATTAAGGCAGGAAGTAGATAATCAATCAACGGTGTTGGGCTTTGTGGGCGCACCCTGGACTTTAGCAGCTTATGCGGTGGAAGGTAAAGGTTCTAAAACCTATTCCATCATCAAAAACATGGCTTTCTCAGAACCAGCAATTTTGCATCAGTTACTCACTAAATTTGCTGAATCTATAGCAGATTATGTACGCTATCAAATTGATTGTGGCGCTCAAGTGGTGCAAATGTTTGATTCTTGGGCGGGACAATTAAGCCCTCAAGATTATGAAGTATTTGCTGCACCCTATCAAAAAATGGTGTTTGAAAAGGTGAAAGAAACCCATCCTGATACACCATTAATTTTGTTGGTTACAGGTAGTGCCGGACTTTTAGAAAGAATGGCTACCTCTGGTGCAGATATCCTCACCATTGACTGGACTGTGGATATGGCAGATGCACGGAAAAGACTGGGTAAGGAAGTGAAAGTACAGGGTAATCTTGATCCCGGTGTGTTATTTGGTTCTAAGGAATTTATCCGCGATCGCATTTTGGATACAGTTCGTAAAGCCGGTAATTGGGGACATATCCTCAACCTTGGACATGGTGTACTACCAACCACACCAGAAGAAAATGTCGCTCATTTCTTTGAAACTGCCAAAAACCTCAACGCTTTGGTTTAA
- a CDS encoding NAD(P)-dependent oxidoreductase produces MSKKRILITGASGCIGHYISEALIENTEHELYLLVRNPNKLQVDTQTRTGITILQGDMQEINKFSNLLKTIDTAVLTATSWGGDNIFDINVNKTIELMSLLNPERCQQVIYFSTASVLNHDNQPLKEAGEIGTDYISSKYDCLHKIEELAIFPKITTVFPTLVLGGDETKPYSHLTSGISEVTKFINIIRFLQADGSFHFIHGKDIGTVVQYLIDYPPQAGDPRRFVLGQSGLTVNQAVEEVCDYLGKKIFFRIPLSLGLANVIIKLFRIQMAAWDRFCMSYRHFTYSNAINPGSFDLPNYCVTMSDVLRISGVKDGK; encoded by the coding sequence ATGTCTAAAAAACGAATTTTAATCACAGGTGCAAGTGGCTGTATCGGTCACTACATTAGCGAAGCGTTAATTGAAAACACTGAACACGAACTTTATTTATTAGTGAGAAATCCTAATAAATTGCAAGTTGATACTCAAACACGGACAGGAATCACCATTTTACAAGGTGATATGCAGGAAATTAACAAATTTTCCAACCTCCTAAAAACCATTGACACTGCGGTTTTAACAGCAACTTCCTGGGGTGGGGATAATATTTTTGATATTAATGTTAATAAAACCATAGAGTTGATGAGTTTGTTAAACCCAGAAAGATGTCAACAGGTAATTTATTTTTCGACAGCGAGTGTTTTAAATCATGATAACCAACCATTAAAAGAAGCGGGAGAAATTGGCACAGATTATATTAGTTCTAAATATGATTGTTTACATAAAATTGAAGAATTAGCTATTTTTCCTAAGATTACTACAGTGTTTCCTACCTTGGTTTTAGGTGGTGATGAGACAAAACCCTATTCTCATTTAACATCTGGTATTTCTGAAGTTACTAAATTTATTAATATCATTCGTTTTTTACAGGCGGATGGTAGCTTTCACTTTATTCATGGAAAAGATATTGGTACAGTTGTCCAGTATTTAATTGATTATCCACCACAAGCGGGCGATCCGCGCAGATTTGTTTTAGGCCAATCTGGGTTAACGGTTAATCAAGCTGTAGAAGAAGTTTGTGATTATCTAGGTAAAAAGATTTTTTTCCGCATTCCGTTATCTTTAGGTTTAGCGAATGTAATTATTAAATTATTTAGAATTCAAATGGCTGCATGGGATAGATTTTGTATGAGTTATCGGCATTTTACCTATTCTAATGCCATCAATCCTGGTAGTTTTGATTTACCTAATTACTGTGTAACTATGAGTGATGTTTTAAGAATTAGTGGTGTGAAAGACGGCAAATAA
- a CDS encoding type II toxin-antitoxin system PemK/MazF family toxin, whose amino-acid sequence MRRGEVYDARLEMTEGSEQGGTRPVIIVSRDVINLSSPVVLAVPCTTYQTGKRVYPTQVLILSPDGGLRKDSIAMADQVRVLSKTRFLRLRGVLSEVVMAHLAQALLIALDLPGEVDISI is encoded by the coding sequence ATGAGAAGGGGTGAAGTTTACGATGCGCGTCTAGAAATGACTGAAGGTTCAGAACAAGGAGGAACACGCCCGGTAATTATAGTTAGTCGTGACGTAATTAATTTATCTAGCCCAGTAGTTTTAGCAGTACCGTGTACGACTTATCAAACGGGCAAACGAGTTTATCCTACCCAAGTTTTAATTTTATCTCCAGATGGTGGCCTGAGAAAAGACTCGATCGCAATGGCAGATCAGGTGCGGGTATTATCAAAAACGCGCTTTTTGCGGTTAAGAGGTGTACTTTCTGAGGTGGTAATGGCACATCTAGCACAAGCTTTGTTAATCGCTTTGGATCTACCAGGGGAAGTAGATATTAGTATCTAA
- a CDS encoding ribbon-helix-helix domain-containing protein — MKVKTIRTTLTIPKELLEATDKAVLEGKAKSRNDFVVQALKRELAAQKRAEIDAALAEMTRDPDYQAEVLKIEAEFATAQWEALQLGESPR; from the coding sequence ATGAAAGTAAAAACAATTCGCACGACGTTAACGATCCCGAAAGAACTGCTAGAAGCTACAGATAAAGCCGTACTGGAGGGAAAAGCCAAAAGTCGTAATGATTTTGTGGTGCAAGCTCTGAAACGAGAGTTAGCAGCACAAAAGCGAGCGGAAATAGACGCAGCACTGGCAGAGATGACGAGAGATCCTGATTATCAAGCGGAAGTCTTAAAAATCGAGGCAGAATTTGCTACGGCTCAATGGGAGGCGTTGCAGTTAGGGGAATCTCCAAGATGA
- a CDS encoding glycoside hydrolase family 15 protein, with translation MKTPTELPIRLDYYYEQIKTIILSRQNPITGLLPASTAITAHGDYTDAWVRDNVYSILAVWGLALAYRKIDDDQGRTYELEYSVVKLMRGLLFAMMRQSHKVETFKHTQSLLDGLHAKYNTATGDVVVGDDEWGHLQLDATSIYLLMLAQMTASGLSIIFTLDEVNFVQNLVYYIGRAYRTPDFGIWERGNKINHGSAELNASSLGMAKAALEAMNGLNLFGVNGCQASVIHVLPDEIARARITLESLLPRESASKEVDAALLSIISYPAFAVEDLQLQQRTFNEIINKLGGRYGCKRFLRDGHQTVLEDSHRLHYEPWELKQFENIECEWPLFFTYLILDGIFSQNDEQVEKYQQLLAEVIVERDGWKLLPELYYVPEENIEAEKLEPHTQTRLPNENIPLVWAQSLYFLGEMLTEGLIAVGDIDPLGRHLRVGKNREAMVQIALLAEDEELQSELEVYGIETQTPNQVEPIQIRHAGELSQIYTQIGRNDKLGLTGRPMRRLRSLTISRMYRIQDQTIAFLPTFLDSQQFYLTLDYHFLVDQIRGELAYIQKCWSDLGRPTLTLMITRTMLETGAEALLELMQELKDGVCGGVKVKLGRLNQLMLTAALQRIDFLEDIKLFSPPVKDAKLRYYHLFSNPSKNWRLGHTQEFHMECETNLDALLSYLRSSENIYEQIELLQTLSRLKGLDFETGYGEAGYAVTVGDLLDEVYTKAGSLGLWAVVRRAAALRQMVDIALSDAVTSILVCGKQIAVGRAYSEASLITVPMSHHEIAEKINNFCREDIRDRVLTQEVMIYLGVLIKSEPELFKGLLTLRVGYLILLITSELAQELGVTQDEAYDHLMQLSPYEVKDRLEKVLTSYSGVTGLLRQQESLHIKQKESDIAWVVQPVIREEIEVEPENWRRYRQAEGAINRVPKDFFKQVWLLMHHCKGLVIGDKLERRNRLESELMISEMTAGERNFALRIEHLLNKIEAPEYRQVNVEALMELAAIAANNPNLHIEEYIVLDVLVGHAVRLAWLENHPERGDRYDEDKGLAWPNFYNTSPSDCATYILKALKFLTKFERDL, from the coding sequence ATGAAAACACCTACAGAATTACCAATTCGCTTAGATTATTACTACGAACAAATCAAAACAATTATTCTCTCCCGTCAAAATCCCATCACCGGTTTATTACCAGCCAGTACCGCCATTACTGCCCACGGTGATTATACAGATGCTTGGGTGAGAGATAATGTTTATAGTATTTTGGCAGTCTGGGGTTTAGCATTAGCTTACCGCAAAATAGATGACGATCAAGGACGTACCTATGAATTGGAATATAGTGTAGTCAAATTGATGCGTGGTTTGCTGTTTGCAATGATGCGACAGTCCCATAAGGTAGAAACATTTAAACACACACAATCTTTACTAGATGGACTGCACGCCAAATACAATACTGCCACTGGTGATGTTGTAGTTGGGGATGATGAATGGGGACATTTACAACTAGATGCGACATCTATATATCTGTTGATGTTGGCACAAATGACAGCATCAGGTTTATCAATTATTTTTACCTTGGATGAAGTTAACTTTGTCCAAAATTTGGTTTATTACATTGGGAGAGCTTACCGCACCCCAGATTTTGGGATTTGGGAGCGAGGTAATAAAATTAATCACGGTAGTGCCGAACTAAATGCCAGTTCTCTGGGTATGGCTAAAGCTGCACTAGAGGCGATGAATGGACTGAATTTATTTGGTGTCAATGGTTGTCAAGCCTCAGTAATTCATGTTCTCCCAGATGAAATTGCTAGGGCGAGAATTACCTTAGAATCTTTATTACCAAGGGAATCAGCATCTAAAGAAGTTGATGCGGCTTTATTGAGTATTATTAGTTATCCTGCCTTTGCAGTGGAAGATTTACAGTTACAACAACGCACCTTTAATGAAATTATTAATAAATTGGGTGGTAGATATGGCTGTAAACGCTTTTTGAGAGATGGACACCAAACGGTTTTAGAAGACTCTCACCGGTTACATTATGAACCTTGGGAACTGAAACAATTTGAAAATATCGAATGTGAATGGCCGTTGTTTTTCACTTATTTAATTCTTGATGGTATTTTTAGTCAGAATGATGAACAAGTTGAAAAATATCAACAACTTTTAGCCGAAGTTATTGTTGAAAGGGATGGCTGGAAGTTATTACCGGAATTGTATTATGTACCTGAAGAAAATATTGAGGCGGAAAAATTAGAGCCTCATACACAAACTAGATTACCTAATGAAAATATTCCTTTGGTGTGGGCGCAAAGTTTATATTTTTTGGGAGAAATGTTGACCGAAGGTTTAATTGCAGTAGGAGATATTGATCCTTTAGGTAGACATTTACGGGTGGGTAAAAATCGGGAAGCAATGGTACAAATTGCTTTGCTGGCAGAAGATGAAGAATTACAATCTGAGTTAGAAGTGTATGGTATTGAAACTCAAACACCTAACCAAGTAGAACCAATTCAAATTAGGCACGCTGGGGAACTTTCACAAATTTATACGCAAATTGGGCGTAATGATAAATTAGGTTTGACAGGCCGTCCGATGCGGAGGTTGCGGAGTTTGACAATATCAAGAATGTACCGGATTCAAGATCAAACTATTGCTTTTTTACCTACTTTTTTGGATTCACAACAATTTTATTTAACCCTGGATTACCATTTTTTAGTTGATCAAATTCGTGGTGAGTTAGCTTATATCCAAAAGTGTTGGAGTGATTTAGGTCGGCCGACTTTGACTTTAATGATTACTCGTACCATGTTAGAAACTGGTGCAGAAGCATTATTAGAATTAATGCAGGAACTCAAGGATGGTGTTTGTGGTGGTGTGAAGGTAAAATTAGGCAGATTGAATCAATTAATGCTGACTGCTGCTTTGCAAAGAATTGATTTTCTGGAAGATATTAAGTTATTTTCTCCTCCTGTTAAGGATGCCAAGCTGCGTTACTATCATTTGTTTTCTAATCCTAGTAAAAATTGGCGGTTGGGACATACACAGGAATTTCACATGGAATGTGAAACTAACTTAGATGCTTTGCTGAGTTATTTACGTTCCTCGGAAAATATTTATGAACAAATTGAATTATTGCAAACTTTAAGTCGTTTAAAGGGTTTGGATTTTGAAACTGGTTATGGCGAAGCTGGTTATGCAGTGACAGTGGGAGATTTATTGGATGAAGTTTACACTAAAGCTGGTTCTTTAGGTTTGTGGGCGGTGGTACGACGAGCTGCTGCTTTAAGACAAATGGTGGATATTGCTTTGTCTGATGCGGTGACAAGTATTTTGGTTTGTGGTAAACAAATTGCTGTGGGTAGGGCTTATAGTGAGGCTTCATTGATCACTGTACCTATGTCTCATCATGAAATTGCTGAGAAGATTAATAATTTCTGTCGGGAGGATATCCGCGATCGCGTTTTGACTCAAGAAGTGATGATTTATTTGGGTGTGTTAATTAAGTCAGAACCGGAATTATTTAAGGGACTTTTAACACTGAGAGTTGGTTATTTGATTCTGTTAATTACTAGCGAATTAGCCCAAGAATTAGGTGTAACTCAGGATGAAGCTTATGATCATTTGATGCAGCTTTCACCTTATGAAGTTAAGGATCGTCTGGAAAAAGTCTTAACTAGCTATAGTGGTGTTACTGGTTTATTACGTCAACAGGAATCATTGCATATTAAGCAGAAAGAAAGTGATATTGCTTGGGTGGTGCAACCAGTAATTAGGGAAGAAATTGAAGTTGAACCAGAAAATTGGCGCAGATATCGTCAAGCAGAAGGGGCAATAAATCGAGTTCCCAAGGACTTTTTTAAACAAGTTTGGTTGTTAATGCACCATTGTAAAGGGTTGGTAATTGGGGATAAGTTAGAAAGAAGAAATCGCTTGGAAAGTGAGTTGATGATTTCAGAAATGACCGCTGGGGAAAGAAATTTTGCTCTGAGAATTGAACATTTACTGAATAAAATTGAAGCCCCAGAATATCGCCAAGTCAATGTAGAAGCGTTGATGGAGTTAGCAGCAATAGCAGCTAATAATCCGAATTTACACATTGAAGAATATATTGTTTTAGATGTTTTAGTTGGTCATGCGGTCAGATTAGCATGGTTAGAAAATCATCCAGAAAGGGGCGATCGCTATGACGAAGATAAGGGTTTAGCATGGCCTAATTTTTATAATACTTCTCCCAGTGATTGTGCTACTTATATCTTGAAGGCGTTAAAATTCCTGACGAAGTTTGAAAGAGATTTGTAA
- a CDS encoding GNAT family N-acetyltransferase codes for MKNSQIHFSDRLTEIDLYQLQHLFNLAAFWAKGRSIKDLRTAIANSKPVISVWNQEQLIGFARAASDGIYRATIWDVVIHPEYQGKGLGIKLVETVLAHPVMQVERVYLMTTNQQKFYEKIGFQTNSTTTMVLYNQTDLSSIPTGEVKLQESLKG; via the coding sequence ATGAAAAATTCTCAGATCCATTTTAGCGATCGCCTCACGGAAATTGATCTTTACCAACTTCAACACCTGTTTAATCTTGCCGCTTTTTGGGCAAAAGGGCGTAGTATAAAGGATTTGAGAACAGCTATTGCTAACAGTAAACCAGTTATATCTGTTTGGAATCAAGAACAATTAATTGGTTTTGCAAGGGCGGCTTCTGATGGTATCTATCGCGCTACAATTTGGGATGTGGTTATTCATCCAGAATATCAAGGTAAGGGACTGGGTATCAAGTTAGTAGAAACAGTTTTAGCTCACCCAGTCATGCAAGTAGAGCGTGTTTACCTAATGACTACTAACCAACAAAAATTCTACGAAAAGATCGGGTTTCAAACCAACAGTACAACCACGATGGTACTATACAATCAAACCGATCTTAGTTCTATTCCTACGGGAGAAGTTAAACTTCAGGAATCGCTAAAGGGATAG
- a CDS encoding HAMP domain-containing sensor histidine kinase, which translates to MNFTNWLYLGTGIGLGIGLCKLFLQTPKTVSSPIKTVPIQEETGILEELNQTTLAYEMAREMSQFQAGFLARTSHELRSPLNGLIGLHQLILNDLCENPAEEREFVSQAYDRSLKLLKMIDEILSVARTEHGKNKLELQPIQLNDVFQEVHKLTYMLAANRNYPFHVSFPEPEIYVLADLRWLRQILVNLIDTAILKMEEGSIYLAANIASMEHKSNFVQICLDVPSDAVISSEAVDLVASKEVTNQEDPELSSGMKLLLNQKLLAVMGGKLEVISSPITHEVTQDWTRLQISIPLAIPEV; encoded by the coding sequence ATGAACTTCACTAACTGGCTATATTTAGGAACAGGTATAGGATTAGGAATTGGCCTTTGTAAGTTATTTTTACAGACTCCCAAGACAGTATCTAGCCCTATTAAAACAGTCCCAATACAGGAAGAAACTGGAATTTTAGAGGAATTAAACCAAACGACATTAGCTTACGAAATGGCTAGGGAAATGAGCCAGTTTCAAGCTGGTTTTTTAGCTAGAACTAGCCATGAATTGCGATCGCCATTGAATGGGTTAATCGGTTTACATCAGTTAATTTTAAATGATCTGTGTGAAAATCCGGCTGAAGAAAGGGAATTTGTCAGCCAAGCCTATGATAGATCACTTAAACTACTGAAAATGATTGATGAAATTCTCAGTGTTGCCAGAACAGAACATGGTAAAAACAAGTTAGAACTTCAGCCTATTCAGCTAAATGATGTTTTTCAGGAAGTTCATAAATTAACTTATATGCTGGCGGCAAATCGTAATTATCCTTTTCATGTATCATTCCCAGAACCTGAAATTTACGTTTTAGCTGATCTGCGCTGGCTACGCCAAATATTAGTAAACTTAATAGACACTGCTATTTTAAAGATGGAAGAAGGCAGTATTTATCTTGCCGCTAATATTGCATCTATGGAGCATAAAAGTAATTTTGTGCAGATTTGTTTAGATGTCCCTAGTGATGCTGTTATATCTAGTGAAGCAGTAGATTTAGTTGCATCTAAAGAAGTAACAAATCAGGAAGATCCGGAACTATCTTCAGGAATGAAACTATTATTAAATCAGAAATTATTAGCAGTGATGGGAGGAAAATTAGAAGTTATTTCCTCTCCTATCACCCATGAAGTAACACAGGATTGGACTAGATTACAAATATCTATCCCTTTAGCGATTCCTGAAGTTTAA
- a CDS encoding L-threonylcarbamoyladenylate synthase, which translates to MNVSLEVLIENAKAGKLISFPTDTVPALATIPAQAQLIYNAKQRCLDKPLILMAGQAEDIWDYVQGSNAEYQIWQDVINQYWPGALTLVLPANTKVPKVMNPHDPNTIGVRVPNHQIAQTILIQTGPMATTSANLSGQPTLENREEIETQFPEVFTLASTEYKGLGIPSTVAKWTGHGWQILRQGAITINS; encoded by the coding sequence ATGAATGTCTCCCTAGAAGTATTAATAGAAAATGCCAAAGCTGGAAAATTGATCAGCTTTCCTACCGATACTGTTCCTGCACTAGCTACCATTCCCGCCCAAGCACAATTGATTTATAATGCTAAACAACGCTGTTTAGATAAACCTTTAATTTTAATGGCTGGTCAAGCTGAAGATATATGGGATTATGTTCAAGGAAGTAATGCAGAATATCAAATCTGGCAAGATGTAATTAATCAATATTGGCCTGGTGCTTTAACTTTAGTATTACCAGCTAATACAAAAGTTCCTAAAGTTATGAATCCCCATGATCCAAATACTATTGGTGTCAGAGTGCCAAATCATCAAATTGCCCAAACTATTTTAATTCAAACTGGTCCGATGGCTACAACCAGTGCCAATTTATCAGGACAACCTACTTTAGAAAATAGAGAAGAAATAGAAACTCAATTCCCAGAAGTTTTTACTTTAGCATCTACAGAATATAAAGGTTTAGGAATTCCTTCCACTGTTGCTAAATGGACTGGTCATGGTTGGCAAATTTTACGTCAAGGAGCAATTACAATTAACTCATAA
- a CDS encoding FkbM family methyltransferase codes for MNSTATNDNSYVNYLQNLLPSVADQTLEKIAHILDQTSWDEPNNAADWNNIAVVAMAEAEQSEDLTMRSMYLEMAFDALNNALEIDKHPIFSAHLALIHSWIGEKSKALEIAYNAFINAVHYAYNVSIENNNYLIYLSVNQRKIAINDQKCLEKILSENIFQQVLVLLSEIISSSQIAFYTPVSERFLYLANQTLPNLVNLSLKIGIANLMSRKIEGILYLQQARKLQPDYAPILQSLYLAHRDLQQVTLADYWLKTASDFYQFNASSPEWKWTQLPLDSLFTYLPFESNLIMAVEPSLKSIVTSVLLTEQDWFEKEMEFWRSYIQPGMTIIDVGANVGVYTFSAALKVGNTGRVLAVEPFSGCVRCLQETSRINELPWVKVCVGAASDKNSTVKLLLHAANELNEVVSDDTIDIAAGTFEEVPSFTLDSLVEQENIQQVDFLKMDAEGHEMAVLAGSKQLINQFKPVILYENIAGSQGSNIEVAKYLESIGYQLFYYQPFIQKLIPVNSPENFQQLNFIAVSPEKISMFNI; via the coding sequence ATGAACTCTACAGCTACTAATGATAATTCTTATGTAAATTATCTTCAAAATCTCCTACCATCTGTTGCTGATCAGACTTTAGAGAAAATAGCTCATATTCTTGATCAGACTTCTTGGGATGAACCAAATAATGCTGCTGACTGGAATAATATCGCGGTAGTAGCAATGGCTGAAGCAGAACAGTCTGAAGATTTAACTATGCGTTCTATGTATTTAGAAATGGCATTTGACGCATTAAATAATGCTTTGGAAATAGATAAACATCCAATTTTTTCCGCTCATTTAGCATTAATTCATAGTTGGATTGGAGAAAAATCAAAGGCTTTAGAAATAGCTTATAACGCATTTATTAATGCTGTACATTATGCTTACAACGTATCAATAGAAAATAACAATTATTTAATCTATCTATCTGTAAATCAGCGAAAAATAGCAATAAATGATCAAAAGTGTTTAGAAAAAATCTTATCTGAAAATATTTTTCAGCAAGTCTTAGTTTTACTGAGTGAAATTATTTCTAGCTCACAAATTGCTTTTTACACTCCTGTCAGCGAGAGGTTTCTATACCTAGCCAACCAAACTCTACCTAATTTAGTTAATTTGAGCTTAAAGATAGGGATTGCTAATTTAATGTCTCGCAAAATAGAAGGTATTTTATATTTACAACAAGCCAGAAAATTACAACCAGATTACGCACCTATTTTGCAATCTTTATATTTAGCTCATCGAGATTTGCAACAAGTAACATTAGCAGATTATTGGCTAAAAACAGCTAGTGATTTTTATCAGTTTAATGCCTCATCTCCAGAATGGAAATGGACACAATTACCATTAGATAGTTTATTTACATATCTGCCTTTTGAAAGTAATTTGATCATGGCAGTTGAACCAAGTTTAAAAAGTATTGTCACCAGTGTATTACTAACTGAGCAAGATTGGTTCGAGAAAGAAATGGAATTTTGGCGCAGTTATATCCAACCAGGAATGACAATTATTGATGTCGGTGCAAATGTCGGTGTTTATACTTTTAGTGCAGCTTTAAAAGTCGGAAATACAGGACGAGTTTTAGCAGTTGAACCATTTTCTGGTTGTGTCCGTTGTTTGCAAGAAACCTCTAGAATAAATGAGTTACCCTGGGTAAAAGTTTGTGTAGGTGCAGCAAGTGATAAAAACAGCACTGTCAAATTATTATTACACGCTGCCAATGAACTTAATGAAGTAGTTAGTGATGATACTATAGATATAGCTGCGGGTACTTTTGAAGAAGTTCCTTCTTTTACCTTAGATAGTTTAGTGGAACAAGAAAATATTCAGCAAGTTGATTTTTTGAAAATGGATGCAGAAGGACATGAAATGGCAGTTTTAGCGGGGAGTAAACAGTTAATAAATCAGTTTAAACCAGTAATTCTTTATGAAAATATCGCAGGTAGTCAAGGTAGCAATATTGAAGTAGCAAAGTATTTAGAAAGTATTGGTTATCAATTATTTTATTATCAGCCTTTTATCCAAAAATTAATCCCTGTTAATTCTCCTGAAAACTTCCAGCAGTTAAACTTTATTGCTGTATCACCAGAGAAAATTTCAATGTTTAACATTTAA